A single genomic interval of Brevibacillus brevis harbors:
- a CDS encoding amino acid permease has product MSQSNMDQHNQLKRTMNSRHLFMISLGGVIGTGLFLGSGYTISQAGPVGAILSYLVGGFIMYLTMLCLGELTVAMPVAGSFQTYMTRFVSPALGFGVGWLYWLGWAVTVALELLSSGLLMQRWFPDSPVWMWCAIFGVVLFLLNALSARAFGESEFWFSSIKVSAIILFIILGGAAMFGLIDLKNGQPAPMLTNFTESPLLPFGITGLLMTMITVNFSFQGTELIGIAAGESENPEKTIPKAIRTTVWRTLVFFILAIAIVAGMIPHQQAGVIESPFVVVFDSIGIPYAADIMNFVVLTALLSVANSGLYAATRMLYSLSKEGMASKKLGAVNGKGIPMNALLITFAIALLSLLSGIFAEDTVFMVLLSIAGLGAQVGWISISASQLAFRRHYLKNGGKLEDLKFRTPLYPILPLISLILNLLVLVSLAFDPEQRIALYCGVPFMIIAICVYQFHFKKKLEA; this is encoded by the coding sequence ATGTCCCAAAGCAACATGGATCAGCACAATCAATTGAAACGCACGATGAACAGCAGACACCTCTTTATGATTTCTCTTGGCGGCGTAATCGGAACCGGGTTATTTCTCGGATCAGGTTATACAATTAGTCAGGCAGGACCAGTTGGTGCCATTCTCTCCTATTTAGTCGGCGGCTTTATCATGTATCTGACTATGCTATGTCTGGGCGAGCTGACAGTTGCCATGCCAGTGGCGGGTTCGTTCCAAACATATATGACCCGCTTTGTTAGCCCAGCACTTGGGTTTGGTGTAGGCTGGTTGTATTGGCTTGGTTGGGCCGTGACCGTTGCTTTAGAGTTGTTGTCATCAGGATTGCTGATGCAACGTTGGTTCCCTGACTCACCTGTTTGGATGTGGTGCGCGATCTTCGGTGTAGTGCTCTTCTTATTAAATGCTTTATCTGCTCGAGCGTTCGGTGAATCTGAGTTCTGGTTTTCCAGCATTAAAGTAAGCGCTATCATCTTGTTCATCATCTTGGGTGGAGCTGCGATGTTTGGCCTCATCGACCTGAAAAACGGTCAGCCTGCGCCAATGCTCACCAACTTTACAGAAAGCCCGCTTCTCCCGTTTGGAATCACAGGCTTGCTGATGACGATGATCACCGTGAACTTCTCCTTCCAAGGTACCGAGCTCATCGGGATTGCAGCTGGAGAAAGTGAGAATCCAGAGAAGACGATCCCGAAAGCCATTCGTACGACCGTTTGGCGTACACTCGTTTTCTTCATTCTGGCGATTGCCATCGTGGCAGGGATGATTCCACACCAACAGGCGGGTGTGATTGAAAGTCCGTTTGTCGTCGTTTTTGACAGTATTGGGATTCCTTATGCGGCTGACATTATGAACTTCGTTGTCCTGACAGCACTTCTGTCTGTGGCGAACTCTGGTTTGTACGCAGCAACTCGTATGCTTTACTCCCTGTCCAAAGAAGGCATGGCTTCGAAAAAGCTTGGGGCCGTAAATGGAAAAGGGATTCCCATGAACGCTTTGTTGATTACGTTTGCCATTGCTCTCTTGTCTCTTCTGTCCGGTATTTTTGCAGAAGATACGGTGTTCATGGTACTGTTGTCTATCGCTGGTCTCGGTGCACAGGTGGGTTGGATCTCCATCTCCGCTTCACAACTCGCTTTCCGTCGCCATTACCTGAAAAATGGAGGCAAGCTGGAGGATCTGAAGTTCCGTACGCCTTTGTACCCTATACTGCCTTTGATTTCCTTGATCTTGAACTTGCTCGTTCTCGTGAGTCTGGCATTCGATCCAGAACAGCGCATCGCCTTGTACTGCGGAGTTCCGTTTATGATCATCGCGATATGCGTGTACCAATTCCATTTTAAAAAGAAACTCGAAGCGTAA
- a CDS encoding sigma-54 interaction domain-containing protein translates to MTTVSSSTHNSSADTLLRIYEHILDRMNEGVHVIDSDGTTIVYNSKMTELESMTRQDVLHKPLAEVFQFPSGQESTLLTCLRTGNSIRNTRQTYFNDKQKEISTINNTYPIIENGKIIGAMEIANDVTKMERLIRENLLQKNGSRYTFEHIIGRSGPILDVIENAKRAARTSSSVLVVGETGAGKELFVQSIHNASLRASGPLISQNCAALPDSLIEGLLFGTARGAFTGAVERPGLFEQAEGGTLFLDEINSLSMPLQAKLLRALQEKSIRRIGDTKDRSIDVRIIAAINEDPVEAIANSHLRKDLYYRLGVVTLFLPPLRERKEDIPMLVSHFIEKYNELFQMEVSGISDEVLQFFIQHDWPGNVRELQHLIEGAMNLMIDESTIRYEHLPLHFLRRMPAASVTIEQPSPHTLPFVDEGKPLKETMQEFETAYIHHVVERYNGNISRAAKELQISRQSLQYRLRKLGIKG, encoded by the coding sequence GACAACGATTGTCTACAATTCCAAAATGACCGAGCTGGAATCGATGACCAGACAAGACGTTTTGCACAAACCTTTGGCAGAGGTTTTTCAGTTCCCGTCTGGACAGGAAAGTACCTTGCTCACATGCTTGCGTACCGGAAATAGCATTCGCAATACACGCCAAACGTATTTCAATGACAAGCAAAAAGAAATTTCAACCATCAACAATACCTATCCCATCATTGAAAATGGCAAGATCATCGGCGCAATGGAAATCGCAAATGATGTTACCAAAATGGAACGGTTGATCAGAGAAAACTTGCTGCAAAAAAACGGGTCACGCTACACATTCGAGCACATTATCGGGAGAAGCGGTCCTATTCTCGATGTCATAGAAAATGCCAAACGTGCAGCACGCACCTCCTCGTCCGTGTTGGTAGTCGGTGAAACTGGTGCCGGGAAAGAGCTGTTCGTGCAAAGCATTCATAATGCCAGTCTCCGTGCTTCTGGTCCCCTTATTTCACAAAACTGCGCTGCGCTTCCGGATAGCCTGATCGAAGGGCTTTTGTTTGGAACGGCTCGCGGAGCATTTACTGGGGCAGTAGAGCGACCCGGATTGTTTGAGCAAGCAGAAGGCGGAACACTTTTTCTCGACGAAATCAACTCGCTTAGTATGCCACTCCAGGCAAAATTGTTGCGCGCTCTGCAAGAGAAGTCGATTAGACGTATTGGGGACACCAAGGATCGGTCGATCGATGTACGAATCATTGCCGCTATCAATGAAGATCCTGTTGAGGCAATCGCCAATTCCCATCTGCGAAAAGACTTGTACTATCGTCTCGGCGTCGTCACGTTATTTCTCCCCCCGCTTCGGGAACGCAAGGAAGATATTCCGATGCTGGTCAGCCATTTTATTGAGAAATACAATGAGCTGTTTCAAATGGAAGTAAGTGGAATCAGCGACGAGGTCCTGCAATTTTTTATCCAGCATGACTGGCCTGGTAATGTGCGTGAACTTCAACACTTGATTGAGGGGGCCATGAATCTGATGATTGACGAATCAACGATCCGCTATGAACACTTACCCTTGCACTTTTTGCGTCGTATGCCAGCCGCTTCCGTAACAATCGAGCAACCCTCCCCTCACACGTTGCCTTTTGTGGACGAAGGAAAACCATTGAAGGAAACCATGCAAGAATTTGAAACAGCATATATTCACCATGTTGTGGAACGCTATAACGGGAATATTTCACGAGCAGCCAAGGAATTGCAGATCAGTCGTCAAAGCTTGCAGTATCGTTTGCGTAAGCTGGGGATTAAGGGGTAA